GTCCCAAGTTTTGCTGGTTAACGAAATGGattgtttattaaattaaaaaaaatttaaaaagttctCAAGTTTTGCTTATTTTGTCGCTGATAATATGGACCAGCGGGCCCAATATTGTGTGTGAACTGGGCCCTTCTAAACGAGTAAACGACAATgtacaaagagagagaaaagaaaaaagacatgtggtgtaattgtgtttttttttttcaaaatgcacGTGGtgtaattatgaatttatgttTACCTTCCACTTAATAAACTGTATCCGGACAAACTCATTAACAACGAATGTGTCGTGTTATAAATGAGTCCCATAATTTGCACATAGTACTATATTTTCTACTCCTGTTTCACAAGGAGAGAGATTCTGCTccaaaaaaaacagagagagatagagagatttgCATGTtcttacacaattttttttgtttcatttcaaGAGCACGCATTTTTTGCACCAATTTtctgtttgtacttttttttcattgacAAGGATCTCCAAATTCTCTCCGTTATACGTATCCACATTTCACACGGCTTTTTTATGGTCATAAATCACACTGTTTGTATACCATTCCTCAAAAATCTCATTCTCTCTGGGACTACTTTGATCAGCCATTCACACACTTCAAAGCTaaacaatctctccctttttttctcGTTTCATTAATTTCTAAGCAAACCCATGAAAACCTTGATCCCACTGTATTAGAATCAGATTATCAagtttttggagaaaaaaaaaaagtgacaataGCTATCTGATTCTCTGTTTTCTTATATTAAATTAGATTATAGACTTGAACCTTTTGGTTTCTTGCGTATAGAACTATAGAttaatagagagagagtgtgtgtgaaaTAAGGGTGTAGAATCTGATGGCTGAGTTTGGAGCAAAATGGAGGTGGGGTATGAGATGGGTGTGGATGGTTATGTTGTATTATCTGATAGCTTTGGTGGTTGTTTCGGCCCAAAGGGAGCTGAGACTGGAAGCTTTAAGTTTCAATGGAACAGAAGGAGTACCTGAATCCAATTACCTTCTCAAAGCTGTAAATTTCTTGTGGCAAGCCAACAAATCGGGTTATCACCACGTTTGGCcggtatttttcattttcaatttcactgtttttcttttattccttCTCTTTTTACTTTCCTCCTACCAAAGTCCTTTTCGATTTAAACTATATTACTTTAGATTCTTCTATATATATCCACATTTTAATCAATGATCAACTCGTTTTTATTATGTGCTAAGACTTTATAATTAATTGCTTTTGGTGGAATAGTGGTCCTATTGGAAGTGCTTGTGGAATAAGTATGGTGTCTTATTTTCGGTTGTGGCTATGTCAAATGATCTTGTCAACTTTTATGTACATTTTGATGTTAAACACTAGTGTAtgtagttttatacttttatggTGAAAATGGACTGTggaaatggaattttttttgggtcactGTAAATTTTGCTTCGCAGGAGATCAAATTGAATTGGCAAATTGTTGTGGGTTCAATAGTTGGATTCTTTGGAGCTGCATTTGGGAGTGTTGGTGGCGTTGGTGGTGGTGGCATTTTTGTTCCTATGCTTACCCTGATTATTGGGTTTGATCCCAAGTCAGCAACAGCTATATCAAAATGTAAGAGAACATGTATTTTTgtattagtttattttcttaaaGGTTGGATAAtcttaacaataacaataaccaAGCCttaatctcaaaaaatttgtgGGTTGGCTATGACAGTAGATATTCTTAAATCGTTTCTTAAAGAAACTCACTTTGGATTGAAATACCTAATCTTGTTGAATCCTAAGATAGAGGATGGTAAAAAAGAggaactttcttttttaaatgaaaggAACGTCACGCATGCTGTTTAGAATGATTAAAAGATTTATTTGTGTGGGGGTAGAGACTTTTTTCTTCTATAGTTTCTTTTCAAACCACTTGACTTCCAAAGCTCTTTTTGGCTGGAGGATGGAAAATgttgggaggatagaaaaatatttatgttttctttcatGTGTATTTGGTAGaggggatggaaaagtggaataATAGGGAATAAATTACTATTATGCctttattaatttaaagtaagaaagatgaaaaggtGGTAGTAgttctgtaatttttttctcaatacattttctttcctcttttctttccaatcttgaagaaaaagaaatggtggACCCGAGTGAAAAACTCCACCCAccccatttctttttctctcccttttcaCTTCAACCAGACaatgtaaaatttcattttcttctccattttgcTTCCACCATTTCCATCATCATCTCccttttcaccccaaccaaacatagcTGAAGATTCTTGACCATGCAAAACTGGTTACTCCCTTGGCATGTAACCTTTATTGTTTGAGCCAAGTTGATTTGTCATGGAATTTTATAGTGAAtctaaagttttgaattttggacATAGCTGACTTTTGATTTTGGGAATCGTGGTTAGCTATAGTTTGGTTGCTTGAACGTAAATTGTCTTAACTAGCTATAGTGAATACACAGAAGGAATCCACTTTGTATTAAACAATGGTGTAATTAACAAAATCAGAAATTTTGTCTGTTTGTGTCAGGTATGATCATGGGTGCCGCAGCCTCAACTGTTTACTACAACCTTAAGCTAAGGCATCCTACACTTGATATGCCCATCATTGACTATGATTTAGCACTGCTCATCCAGCCAATGCTTATGATGGGCATTAGTATAGGAGTGGCTTTCAACGTTATATTTGCTGATTGGATGGTCACAGTTTTGCTTATTGTTCTGTTTATAGGTAATGATTAGAAGAATTGTCATTCCTCTATTTAGGAATTTTCCTACAATAACACCCTTGGTTGATTCTGGTGGCTTGCAGGCACGTCAACAAAGGCATTCCTCAAGGGTGTTGAAACATGGAAAAAGGAAACcattatgaaaaatgtaattacataaattttttacacATACAAGCATGAATTTGGGCCATGAATACATTCATTTTCATGTTTGGTCCAAGTTCCCATTTATTTTTCCTGTTATTACTACTGAAATTAATTGCTTACCATTGAACCtcaacttttcaaattttaggaGGCTGCTAAGCGACTGGGCTCAAATGGTGAGTTGATCCACCATTCCTCTAATTGTATAAAAGTCATAGAGTTAGCATTGCTTGGAGTTATTTTCTGAAATCGGCATTCAAATTTGTGTCCTGTTCCATCAGGTTCTGATGGTGCAGAGGTGGAATACAAGCCTCTTCCTGATGGCCCAAAAAATGACACTCATAAAGACACCAAAGAACCAGAGGTAATAATACCCTGTTAAGCTATTATTGGTGCCATGGAATTCTGGAAGCTAAATCAATATAACCATTGTAGGTTactattattgagaatatttatTGGAAGGAGCTTGGACTTCTTGTTTTTGTCTGGATTTCATTCCTTGTCCTCCAGATTGCCAAGGTTTAGCCTCTTCTGCTGTTATCTTccctcaaaatttttatatcatGCAATCTCTACTTGATCATGTAACATGAACTgctcattttaaaatattaattttccaTTGATAACAGAATCATACAGCTACTTGTTCAACAGAATACTGGGTGTTGAACTTCTTGCAGGTATTTCTATTGACACTAAAGGCCTCCTGTGTTCTTTCCATTCAATGTGTGTATgcctttgtgtgtgtttgtgttgcTTGTTGAGGATAAATTATCTAACACTGTCTACAGATCCCTATTTCTTTTGGGGTGTCTTTGTACGAGGCAGTTAGCCTTTACAAGGGACACAGAATTATTGCATCCAAGGGAGATGAGGGGACAAATTGGAAAGTACATCAGCTGATTTTCTATTGTGCCGGCGGTGTACTGGGTGGAATAGTTGGTGGGCTGCTTGGCCTAGGTGGAGGGTTTATTATGGGTCCACTATTTTTGGAGCTGGGAGTACCCCCTCAGGTCTGTTTGTAGTTTTTATTGAAACACATAAAATCATCATTCATGTACAATATGCTTTATCTGGA
The sequence above is drawn from the Quercus lobata isolate SW786 chromosome 12, ValleyOak3.0 Primary Assembly, whole genome shotgun sequence genome and encodes:
- the LOC115971994 gene encoding sulfite exporter TauE/SafE family protein 3-like, whose product is MAEFGAKWRWGMRWVWMVMLYYLIALVVVSAQRELRLEALSFNGTEGVPESNYLLKAVNFLWQANKSGYHHVWPEIKLNWQIVVGSIVGFFGAAFGSVGGVGGGGIFVPMLTLIIGFDPKSATAISKCMIMGAAASTVYYNLKLRHPTLDMPIIDYDLALLIQPMLMMGISIGVAFNVIFADWMVTVLLIVLFIGTSTKAFLKGVETWKKETIMKNEAAKRLGSNGSDGAEVEYKPLPDGPKNDTHKDTKEPEVTIIENIYWKELGLLVFVWISFLVLQIAKNHTATCSTEYWVLNFLQIPISFGVSLYEAVSLYKGHRIIASKGDEGTNWKVHQLIFYCAGGVLGGIVGGLLGLGGGFIMGPLFLELGVPPQVSSATATFAMTFSSSMSVVEYYLLNRFPVPYALYFAAVATIAAFIGQHVVRKLIILFGRASLIIFILAFTIFVSAISLGGVGVSNMIGKIQQHEYMGFENLCNYDA